The following proteins come from a genomic window of Acinonyx jubatus isolate Ajub_Pintada_27869175 chromosome C1, VMU_Ajub_asm_v1.0, whole genome shotgun sequence:
- the NDUFB3 gene encoding NADH dehydrogenase [ubiquinone] 1 beta subcomplex subunit 3 isoform X1, whose amino-acid sequence MASLLSCDMAHGHGHEHGHGKLKLPDYKQWKIEGTPLETVQEKLAARGLRDPWGRNEAWRYMGGFANNVSFVGALLKGFKWGFAAFVVAVGAEYYLESQKKEKKHH is encoded by the exons ATGGCCTCTCTGCTTTCCTGCG ACATGGCCCATGGACATGGACATGAACATGGTCATGGTAAACTAAAACTTCCAGATTATAAACAATGGAAGATAGAAGGGACACCATTAGAAACTGTCCAGGAGAAGCTGGCTGCACGAGGGCTAAGGGATCCATGGGGCCG caaTGAAGCTTGGAGATACATGGGTGGCTTTGCAAACAATGTTTCCTTTGTTGGTGCATTATTAAAAGGATTCAAATGGGGATTTGCTGCATTTGTGGTAGCTGTAGGGGCTGAATATTACCTGGAGTcccagaaaaaagagaagaagcatCATTGA
- the NDUFB3 gene encoding NADH dehydrogenase [ubiquinone] 1 beta subcomplex subunit 3 isoform X3, with translation MAHGHGHEHGHGKLKLPDYKQWKIEGTPLETVQEKLAARGLRDPWGRNEAWRYMGGFANNVSFVGALLKGFKWGFAAFVVAVGAEYYLESQKKEKKHH, from the exons ATGGCCCATGGACATGGACATGAACATGGTCATGGTAAACTAAAACTTCCAGATTATAAACAATGGAAGATAGAAGGGACACCATTAGAAACTGTCCAGGAGAAGCTGGCTGCACGAGGGCTAAGGGATCCATGGGGCCG caaTGAAGCTTGGAGATACATGGGTGGCTTTGCAAACAATGTTTCCTTTGTTGGTGCATTATTAAAAGGATTCAAATGGGGATTTGCTGCATTTGTGGTAGCTGTAGGGGCTGAATATTACCTGGAGTcccagaaaaaagagaagaagcatCATTGA
- the NDUFB3 gene encoding NADH dehydrogenase [ubiquinone] 1 beta subcomplex subunit 3 isoform X2, with the protein MKSWDMAHGHGHEHGHGKLKLPDYKQWKIEGTPLETVQEKLAARGLRDPWGRNEAWRYMGGFANNVSFVGALLKGFKWGFAAFVVAVGAEYYLESQKKEKKHH; encoded by the exons ATGAAGTCCTGGG ACATGGCCCATGGACATGGACATGAACATGGTCATGGTAAACTAAAACTTCCAGATTATAAACAATGGAAGATAGAAGGGACACCATTAGAAACTGTCCAGGAGAAGCTGGCTGCACGAGGGCTAAGGGATCCATGGGGCCG caaTGAAGCTTGGAGATACATGGGTGGCTTTGCAAACAATGTTTCCTTTGTTGGTGCATTATTAAAAGGATTCAAATGGGGATTTGCTGCATTTGTGGTAGCTGTAGGGGCTGAATATTACCTGGAGTcccagaaaaaagagaagaagcatCATTGA